In Corylus avellana chromosome ca8, CavTom2PMs-1.0, the genomic stretch TATGCATTTAGCAGTACTCCGGAAAAGAGATTGTTGCAGATAATTTGATGAATGggacctctttgttgctttacTATCACATTACAAGCTCGTTGTATTCCTCTCATTCGTGCATGGATCTAGAGACATCACGACATTGTCCCATCATTTTTCTTAGCTGGAAGTTATATTAAACtcttaaagtttttttaatgatgttgATTTCTATTAGATTCATTTAATAAGCTCTTATATTACGTTAGGttagaataaaaaatcaaaccaataTTTATAGCTCTCACTTTTTAATCACGCCTTCCAGCACTTAAAGGATCAGGAAATTTTATTACCTTAGAAGTTAACGGAATGCATTGCTTGTGTTGGTTGATTTTAGGTGGTTACTACAAATTCCAATATGTATCAACCTCAACACCTTTCAGTAACCGCATAAAGTTCTAGTCTTCAACTATTGCGTTTTTATACCATTTATTTTAGATGGACAAAAGTGAAACTCCActaaaagagcaaaaaaaaaaaaaaaatcctttgtcATAGTTTCTCCTCCACATACATATGTATAGAGCTTTATATGAGATGCCAAAACAAATATCACTCTCATTGTGATTGAGCAGGATGCTTTACCGACATTCCCCGATGCAGAGGCATTTTCATGCATTGAGAGGGAGTTGGGACTACCAATTGACTCCATATTCTCATCCATATCTCCATCGCCAATTGCGGCAGCAAGTTTAGGTCAAGTTTATAAAGCTCAACTGAAGTATTCTGGGCAGGTTGTTGCTGTAAAGGTGCAACGCCCTGGTATTGAAGAAGCTATAGGACTTGACTTCTACCTGATAAGAGCTCTAGGatttctaataaataaatacgtTGACATAATCTCCAGTGATGTTGTTGCTCTTATTGATGAATTTGCACGCAGAGTTTATCAAGAGCTCAACTATGTGCAGGTTAGTTTTTCACAACCATGTTTCTGTACTACCAATCATACATTCTGTCCTAATCAGTTGTTGTTGAGAAGACAGAGTGTCTGGTCACTTCAGCCTTAAATATCGTAATTTGTATAAGATTCTTTTGGGTTTGAATGTTAATTTTGACAGGTCCCTGCAGGAGGGGCAGAATGCAAGGAGGTTTAAGAAATTGTATGCGGACAAGGAAGATGTCCTTGTCCCAGATATTTTCTGGGATTATACGAGTGGCAAAGTATTGACAATGGAATGGGTTGATGGAGTCAAATTAAATGAGCAAGATGCCATTGAGAGACAAGGCTTGAGGGTTTTGGATCTGGTGAACACAGGTATACAGTGCAGCCTTAGGCAGCTACTTGAGTATGGATATTTTCATGCAGATCCTCATCCTGGTAATCTCTTGGCAACACCTGAGGGAAAGCTTGCCTTTCTTGACTTTGGAATGATGAGTGAGACTCCTGAAGAAGCAAGATTTGCTATTATAGGTCATGTTGTTCACATGGTCAATCGAGACTATGAAGCTATGGCTCGTGATTACTATGCTCTTGATTTCTTGTCACCTGATGTAGATGTTTCTCCAATTGTACCGGCACTTCGAAACTTCTTTGACGATGCACTTAATTCAACTGTTAGTGAACTAAACTTCAAAACAATAGTGGATGGTCTGGGTGCTGTTTTATATCAATATCCATTCAATGGTGAGTCAATACTGTTGTGAATGATTTTCGTGCTGTAACCTGCAAGTTCCTTACATCTGTACAATTACAGCAGTGTTGGGAAATGGCCCTGATTCAGTGGTAATGAAGTGTCCAATGTAGTGGATCGTTTAATCGAGTTGGTAAtcatttatttgttgtttattattacACTCGAGAGTTTGATGTGGTGGGTATTGTTCTCCATTTTGTTGATTCCTTGCTCTTGAAAAACAGAATATTAATTTCTTTGAGTTAACATCTTTTTTCTGCAATCACAGAACAGTGTAGTTGTACAGATGTAAATAAATTGAAGCTTTCCTTGCGACTTTTTGGCTGAAATTTGATAACTTGGCTTGTTACTGCAGTTCCAGCATATTATGCATTGATATTGAGGTCGCTTACTGTACTGGAAGGTTTAGCACTTTATGCTGATCCTAATTTCAAGGTGCTGGCAGCATCATATCCATACTTTGCTAAAAGGCTTCTAACAGATCCAAATCCATATCTCAGAGATGCACTTATTGAGCTGCTTTTTAAGGATGGGAAGTTTAGGCATGGCTTTTGCTTCAATCTTATCTTTATACTTCTTCTGGTTTGAATTGGATGTTGTGTAGTGTTATAGACCCACTTGAAGACCAGGTTATATTTTGGTTCATTGCAGGTGGAACAGACTTGAAAATCTACTAGTACAGGGAAGAAAAGATCGAGACTTTTCTGTAAAAGATGCTTTGCAACCAGTTTTGAAGCTGTTGTTGGGTCCAGAGGGTGAAGAGCTAAGGGATTTAGTAATTAAAGAGGCCGTCCGTGTTACCGAAACTTTTGTTTTAGGCACAGTTATTGATACATACAACTATATCCCCGATCTTATGAGGACTCTAATGTTTAATGGCAATGCAACTGGACCTCTTTTGATGAGTAATACTGAAAAGGAAAGCATGATGGAGCTTCGAGATCAAGTGTTAAGGATTTGGGGACTTCTGCGATCCTCTGAACAATTTGATCCAGCAGTTTTGCAGCCTATTTTACAGGTAAGAACCATAGTTTGTGGCATGattgtctttttctttattctttctagTTTTGGGATAgtaatggaaagaaaaaaaaaattacttcatAAACATCAGAACAGTTGGAAAGGGGACGGACTAACCACACTAGAACACACTAATGATAGTAGATAACACATCCTAAATTTTTACAGCTTCCACCATTAATAATTGCGATACAAAGCAATTCGTAACACTTTTGTCTAGTGAGAGTAATAGTTCTCTATTTGTATCACTAGAAACCTCTTAATGTGGCTTTTTAGCTTTGGTTTGATATCTTTGTCATCAGCACAAAGTCTTTGTGTTCCAATTATCTTCCATTGCCAAATTCACTCAATGATTCAAACATGCATTAGCATATTGACTCATTTTACTGAATTTGAAACATATTAGATCTTACAAGCTGCAATTTGTCCCCCTTCGGTCTTATATTTTTGTGGTGTTAATttcaatattaaaaattatccAAAGTATCTTTTAATAGTCCATAGAGAGGAAACCCAATGCTAAAAAAATCTACAGGTTTTCATTTAAAAAACGAGCTATGAAGGATCCTAATTATGGCCGatgtttaatttaaaatataacttttttagATAATTTGGTCAGTCAGCCTATTTTTTTTAGCCTCTAGCTTGAATGGTATTGGACTTTTGGgggaaagaggaaaagaaatgaaaatatcaaggtcttcaaatttttgtttatatctaAAGTTTTGATGTGGTGATGGCTAGAAAGACATCATATTCCAAGACTGTCAAAGAATGCCCAACTCAATAATTTAATTGTTATTAGATTCTTCAGATGAAATTTATTTAAGGATTGAATATGGTGACAGCTGCCTAACACTCAAGTTAGCCTGACGGTCAGCTAAATGAGTCGCTTCTCTCTTCACATGATAAATTTTAACTCGATATAAAACGCACAATATATATCCTAGAAAAAACTGAACATaattatattcatttttaaagATCTGTTGATGCATACGTTTGCAGGTCCTTCAACAACCCGAGGCACGTAGTCTAGGGGGGCGTGTTATTGGCGGGATCACTCAACGTCTTGCTGCACGCTTACTACAACAAGTACTCCGAGCTCCAATGACTGATTCTACTTCGACCTTGTGACAATAGTAACAGTTTTTGGGTGAGCTAAAAgatgtatttatatttttcttgtcaACTTTGATAAAAATGCTTATGCAATCTTCTTCCCATACTTCTGTAccatattaaaatgaaaaaggaaaatgtcacttctggaatatatatatatgggttgaGCAGAGTGGGCCTGCCccagagtaattttaaaaggtgaAAGAATTGTTGTTTCTAATTCTCTTATAGGATCGTGTACACGTGCATGCAGATCAAACTATTGAATGTAATATTATCATTTGCAAtgagtttaatttattttctagaCACAGGCATGGCTGGCTAGACCATTAGGCTAATTAGGCAATTGACTAAGgctaatttttttgatttgattatttcATGAATTATTGGATTTTCATATATGAGGAGTATAACTAATTATTTGCCTAGGGCCCTAGTATAAACATTAgattaatataactaattactatttaattaaagaaaaaatgccCCATGTAAAATTGTCGCCTTAGGCCTTTAAATTTATTAACCCGGCCCTGTACGGAGGCCTTATCTAACGCCTTTGGCGTTTTATCTTTGTTCAATAACTACATAATCCCTTCCTCCACCGCAAATCACTATGCGACCACCCTCATCAGTCGCCCCAAGCCTTAGATGCGCAACCTTCTTGAAATttttagatttgattttttcaaaatcatattTATTCATTTCAAGAAGCCTTTGTTGCACACACACTACTCCACCATGTTCCTAGGTGTCTCCACTATCGTCCTCCGCCAGCCCTGTCTCCATCCAGCCACCATGAGCCAGAGCGTGTTCATCATGCGCCGATGTGTGAggtttgatatccaccactctGCCACCTCCCTCCACCTATATCGATCTCATGGATCCAATTGTTGCATCCAGACATACACCACTGACGCATGAAGACTACATGCCAATGAAAGGCTTACACACGCCAGTCTCCAACAGCCTCCTTGCAGCCTTCCTCCACCCTTTCATTCACTGATGCTGCTATCTATTgtatttcctttaatttttgttgtttttttatagTTTGTTCTGGGTTTTGTGTCTTCTTATTGTTTTTCGCTCtctattgttattttctttgtttattaaAGTCTCTGTCACCTTTTGTTCTTGTCCCTGTCATCTTTTGTTCTTGTTTGCCCTTTAAGGTTTGGGGAGGTTTGTGGAACATTTTCAATCTCATGCTCCCCCTTTAGGCCCTTTGGTTGTACCATTTTTGACACCATATCTTATTGCCTTTATTGGCAGCTAATTTTCTTGGTCTCCGTGCAAGGTTTGAATCATTCATTTGATGTATTGccgtctttttatttttttatttttgttcttcttctgtTTACCTATTCtcttttggtagtttaggggctGTTTCTTTGGGTTGTCTAGCCCTTTATCGttgtaatttgttgttttgttcTTATGTACTCACAAATAAAAAAGCTcagaattttgtttaataactGTTAGTTAAACATTAGGTCATTTTTAAGGTCTTACAACAACTTATATAGTACATTTCTGACCCCATCTGATGGGTTTGGGGTTGAAGATGATGTATTCAGTAATTCAAAGAATCATATCTTAGGTATTTCATCCATCGCAAAAGTAACAAAATGCATTTGTTTAGCATATATACTTTCTTTCAATGGGAGTTTTATCGATAACGAAGCTTAGGCCTTGAGTTATAGGAGGTGAAAGCTACTGATTGAGACTATCAAGTTTCTTGATGATCAGCCAAATAAATATGGCCCCGTTTGCCAACAGCCAGGGGCCGGCattgtagctggaacagtactgttccagctacagtgccatctCATAGGTGCAGGCTGTGTAGTCAAAAATCGCACACAGTTTTCAATAACAAAACTTAAATTATTCATACTTTTCCCACACCCCAACCAACAACCGGATAATGAcaacttaaattattattttaaaaaaaaaatgaaaaatattaaaaaactaaaaaaaaaaaaaaaaggagaaacggATCGAGGTggccccttggccaaaatggggtggccaaaccaccccatttttggccaagggagCCACCCTCATGGCCGGTATGGGGGTGCTTCGaccacccctatggccaagggggtggtccggccaccaaGGCCAAAGAGGCACCCCcagggtttgggggtggctgaccTCTGCGGCCGGGATTGGATTGGCGAGAACCACCCGCTGCAGGGAGCCACTGATACCGCCTCCGGTCCCagcactttctttttttcttttttttttttttggccaagagagttggctcagccaccccatggccaaaatAATTAGTTCGAGCCATCCCATTTTATTGGCATtctcggattttttttttttaatatttttcattttcattttaaaaaatatatatataatttaagttGTCATTATCCGGTTATTGGTTGGGGTGTGGAAAAAGTATGAATAATTtaagttttattattaaaaactGTGTGCGATTTTTGACTGCACAGCCTGCACATATGAGATGACACTGTAGCTGagacagtaccgttccagctacagtgttGGCCCCGGGCTGTTGGCAAACGGGGCCTATGAGACCAAGTGTAAATATCATCAAGTTTCCACTTTAAGTTTTTCCAGTTAAATACTTCCTATATGTTCATAACATCATAATTAGTTAATTACCAGCAACgtcactttctattttttttaaaaaaaaaatcatacttaCCAGCAACATCAGGAAAAGGGTCGTCTTTAAAATGGGACCCTACAAAGCTCAAGCAAGCAACGTGAAGGCATAAACCATGTAGAGTACATTCCATTACACAAAGTAACATACTGAAATAATATCATGAGAGCTATTTCTCAAACGGATGGTTGGATCTGAATATCATTAAATCAGATTGTCCGAAAGTAATTTCCACAGCGTCGTGGTTCcctttaaaatcacattttcccAAGTAACATAGTTATCAGACATCACAACATAAATTAATGGGGGAAGGAGTGCCAGAAAATAACATATAGTCTCGAAAGGTGGGCACTGGGTTGCACAGGCCATAGTGCCAACGCGCCCATCAAGGATTCACAATAACGTCTATAACTATATGAAGCAACAACTTTGCCAACAAAGAGGAAAGCCACAATGACAGAATAATCCCTCTTATGGAGTGAAGTGGTCATTTCACCAAGCTCAACGTAACTTTCTGGCTTTATGTGCCAGCGTCATGTATGCCTTGACAAGCTCCTCCTTAACCATGAAAAGTACAGAAGCTGCAAAAACACTCTGTACTATCTTGGTGCTCATTCCCTTGTAAAAGCCAGACACTCCTTCATAGCGGATCATTTTAATTATTGCATCAAGAGTACCTGTGCTGCAAATATACCAGTTAAAACTTTGAACACCATTAGAAGTGATGGTTTCTTTacatttcacaaaaaaaaaaaaaaatctcacgaGGAAATAATCTAGCAAATAATAAGGATAATAATACCTCAAACAAAATGTCAAATCGTTATATGGGTTGGTCAGCTATTTGTATATGATTCTTCCCACTCTAGGAATAAGTAGAATGATAGGGAACCATGATAGCTATTTGTATATGATTCTCCCCAGTCAAATCCCAggacttctttctttttagtttcAAAGAATATAAAACCATGATAGCCCTTAACAGAATACTCCCAGAGGTTTGATGGCCTTCCAACGATCTCCCAGTCAAATCCCAggacttctttctttttagtttcAAAGAATATAAAACCATGATAGCCCTTAACAGAATACTCCCAGAGGTTTGATGGCCTTCCAACGATCTCCTTGATTTGGGATATTACAACAATCTTTCTTTCCATTGTGTAAGGGGACGTGTTTTCTATGGTACTTTGCCTCATGTCAAAAATAACCATTTTGAAGAGGACATTCATAACTTGATGATGAAACTGACGCTTTCACTTACTCTCGTTTCACTCAAAGAATGGCATATATGTTCTGCCACAGTTAAACTGTTATGCCTGTCACTTTATGGGGCTTTATTGAAATTGGCTGGTAGTTGAgaggacatatatatatatatatatatatattttccctttttttctctctcattcatATTCAAAATTTCATCACAAACCAATACGTAATATACGTCATGCTCCAAAGAATATATACATAAAACTGATAATATGAAGAATCAAAATCACCCCAGTTTCCAGACTAACGAATCTggcaaaattagaaaataagtGTACTACCTGACAAAAGAAGATCAGAACATCATTCAAGTCGGGCAGACTATTTGATATGAGGACCAAGCTAGCAATTGCAAATGCTAAGATAAAGATGAGGATGAGGACAAGATGCTGataaatttcagaaaaattatAAACCTGAGTATCTTAATGAGATATTCCCACCAATCTCCTGCTTTGCTTGCAGCCTTGACTGTATAGGCATTCAAAGTGACACAATCAAGAAGCTTTAAAAAGGACATAAATTATAGCGAAAGCATACTATGCTGGATGCAAAGTAAAGAGCTTGACCAAAGAGTTAAACTAATGGAGTTGAAAATGTTCGTGTAAAAATTCAGAGTTTTAATTGACAAGCCTAATGGACAGGTAAGTGACACAAAATTAATGAGATCTGAAAATGTTGAGAGTTCTTATTTAATATGATATACATCTTATATGATAGAAGAGTTGGGCTTTTCACCTGAGCAAACCGTTTGTgaagtttttctctctttttcctgcTCAACAGAGTAAGACGACAAAGGAGTCTAGTGGTTTACTTTACCTTGACAACTAACAAGGGGTAGGTTGAGACAGTTGCTCCCAGCTTTGCCAAGGCCCCCGACAGAAAAACCttttcaaaagagaattaaaaatttagagtgagaaatttttaaattttttttttatggggagTTGGGGGGCATAAATTCAATACTTTATTGCCGTCAAAATGAATGTACAAGCGCTAAAAGAGATCTTATACCTCCAAAGCAGTTACAGTTTTTGATCCCTGCTTGTTTGCAGCACGCTTTGCCCTTAGATGCTTCAACAAGCTCTCGTAAATCATGAACTGAATTGAAGGATTGCACACCTGGTAACAAGATTATTCATTATACCAGAAGTAACTCGATAATGCATGCCGAGTTAATTCAATTATCAATAAAGGCTAACCATAATAAGTGTTGGAACAATTCCTTTCCAGAATCCAGTAATTCCCGCTTCAGTATAAACCTCACGTGCCTGGCCAACAATGCATGCATACAGAAGAGTGATGACAACCAAATACAAATTAAAGCCAAAAGCACCAGTACAATGAGGGGCAGCTTAAGAAATGTAGGAAAAACCTCCTGAActttttatcacttttgcaattactctcctaaagttcaaaaactctcaattttgtTATCCAACTTAAAAAATTTTGCAGTGTCATCCATACTCTTAGGTTGTGGGTTAAATCATACAAAGTATATGTAAAATGTCACTTATAcccttatatttaaaaattatttaatttttaaataattaatttttttaaaaaaaaaatggaacccaCGGCTTGGCCGTTGGTCAGTCTGGCagcaaattttttctttttaatttttttttaaaattttaaacaaggGGATTTTGGGTATTTTGGCTTTCTTCGTTAGGATTTAGCAAAAAATCTTAACAGATGAGTGACATTGCAAATCTTTAAAAGTTGGATACACtaaataaaagtttttaaactttaaaaaggtGATTGCAAAGGCGATGAAAGTTCAGAAGGCGTTGagtgaagttttctcaaaaatgtGGTAGAGTTTGTCAGGTTGATGTGATAATAAAACTTTTGAGTTTCCAGCCAAAATAAGtggcacagagagagagacgagAATGCAAGAGATAGATTCCTCTAAAACTAGAAAGACAAACTTAAACAAAATATCCAACCAGTGCTTCATTTTGATcgttatatttctcaaattataaaagaaaaaaattatcacttAGCATTTACACATCAGAATTCATTATTTAAAATGCTCTCCAGAACAATTTCATGTCAAAGATATGGTCAATAGCAAGCTGACAACATTGTGGTTTATGAGGCAACTCTCTTGATTTGACACATCTCAAGCCAAGCCAACCTAAGTTCCAAAATATGGATCCCCAAGAAGTTTTCAACATCAACATGCTCCTTCTACTCCACTTGATATTGAAATCTGCATGCTTCAATGTTATTTTTACTGGGCAATCCACTTACTTCAACTTTGTTCAGCCTGTGTTCACCATGCATGCAATTCAATTAATCTacggggtaattaccttttccatCCATAAACTATCACCCTTCGTCAATATGGCCCTATGAACTGACACTCTCACCACCCAACTACCTCGAACTACTATTTACTTACAAAAACCTCCTTTCCATTAGTCAATCTCGTTA encodes the following:
- the LOC132190029 gene encoding protein ACTIVITY OF BC1 COMPLEX KINASE 3, chloroplastic, which produces MSLLVAVGQPFSLCPCGSIQKKPCRGVVRLFPIRAALVEARPRTVPALRDDGPGSGLVLAGDRTDDLQAEARAMARAANASVYSPELLAVKYGSRPIKVLRRTLQILIAVSSFGLTLLVDQRNGQLDRNKRLRAAELRRVFTRLGPTFVKIGQGLSTRPDICPPEYLEELSELQDALPTFPDAEAFSCIERELGLPIDSIFSSISPSPIAAASLGQVYKAQLKYSGQVVAVKVQRPGIEEAIGLDFYLIRALGFLINKYVDIISSDVVALIDEFARRVYQELNYVQEGQNARRFKKLYADKEDVLVPDIFWDYTSGKVLTMEWVDGVKLNEQDAIERQGLRVLDLVNTGIQCSLRQLLEYGYFHADPHPGNLLATPEGKLAFLDFGMMSETPEEARFAIIGHVVHMVNRDYEAMARDYYALDFLSPDVDVSPIVPALRNFFDDALNSTVSELNFKTIVDGLGAVLYQYPFNVPAYYALILRSLTVLEGLALYADPNFKVLAASYPYFAKRLLTDPNPYLRDALIELLFKDGKFRWNRLENLLVQGRKDRDFSVKDALQPVLKLLLGPEGEELRDLVIKEAVRVTETFVLGTVIDTYNYIPDLMRTLMFNGNATGPLLMSNTEKESMMELRDQVLRIWGLLRSSEQFDPAVLQPILQVLQQPEARSLGGRVIGGITQRLAARLLQQVLRAPMTDSTSTL